In Parasphingorhabdus halotolerans, a single window of DNA contains:
- a CDS encoding ABC transporter permease, whose translation MTSSLSKAWTIARRDLRGRFVGLRLLIVCLFLGVATLAAIGSLTSAITEELANRGQSILGGDLEISVAQREATPAEIASLEATGELSETLRMQAMARLPDGSDTQLVELKGVDTAYPLYGKFTLADGSAAPKLDATDILITPALVQRLSIKTGDAIEFGEASFTVKGIIGDEPDRLSEGLSLGPVAITSVEGLRATKLIQPGSLFESKYRLKLPPTANPEELGDKLEAEYKNAAWEVKTRDNGAPSTRRFIERMGQFLTLVGLASLVIAGIGVGNGVASYLRGKQGAIATLKILGADSAMIFRIYMLQIFAVAMIAIVTGLIVGAFVPLFIIQIAGDVLPIKPEFALYPLPLLVSAAYGFLIATIFALPPLSKAKLIPAAGLFRGDARGWRRIDRSTLIAVAVASLSIVGLALGSTREPTFSFFFILSALGILLLLSLLGILIRWLASKAPRPKQPLLRLALTNLHRPGAQTGQLVVALGLGLTLFATLAAIQTSLTNEIRLSIPQEAPNFFVLDIPVERSDEFRASVTAKAPEAEVNIVPTLRGIITEYGGQVVSELDEIPEGAWVLRGDRGLTYSADIPEGSEIVSGEWWAPDYDGPPLVSVDAEQAGALGLKVGDSLTVSLLGVEIKTTVASLRKVNWRNFGFNYVLVFPPNVLANTPHNVAATIQLNGPEEEGLLNNLPSDFPSISMVKVKEIASQIGTILNQMATAIASAASIAIFSGIAVLIGAVAASRQSRIYDSVILKLLGATRRQILSAQAIEYSALALILSVVALGLGLLAGWFVITQIFEFTWQPDWGVVLVTLAIGAIVTLGIGLLGSIPILSAKPARALREL comes from the coding sequence ATGACGTCCAGTCTCTCCAAAGCATGGACCATCGCACGCCGCGACCTTCGCGGACGTTTTGTCGGCTTGCGGCTGCTGATCGTGTGCCTATTTTTGGGCGTCGCCACACTCGCGGCGATCGGCAGCTTGACCAGCGCAATCACCGAAGAACTCGCCAATCGCGGACAATCGATATTGGGTGGCGATCTGGAAATATCGGTAGCGCAGCGCGAGGCAACCCCTGCCGAAATCGCATCCCTGGAAGCGACCGGCGAACTATCCGAAACATTGCGCATGCAGGCGATGGCACGCTTGCCCGACGGCAGTGATACGCAATTGGTCGAGCTGAAGGGCGTCGATACCGCCTATCCGCTCTATGGTAAATTTACGCTGGCTGATGGCAGCGCTGCCCCCAAGCTTGATGCCACGGACATATTAATCACCCCGGCGCTAGTCCAGCGGCTCTCGATCAAAACCGGCGATGCAATAGAATTTGGCGAAGCAAGCTTCACGGTCAAAGGCATCATTGGTGATGAACCTGACCGGCTCAGTGAAGGGCTGTCTCTCGGGCCGGTCGCGATCACCTCGGTCGAGGGCCTGCGCGCCACAAAGTTGATCCAGCCGGGCAGTCTCTTCGAGAGCAAATATCGCCTGAAACTGCCGCCGACTGCCAATCCGGAAGAGCTTGGCGACAAGCTGGAAGCAGAATATAAAAACGCTGCATGGGAGGTTAAAACCCGTGACAATGGCGCACCGAGTACAAGGCGGTTTATCGAACGCATGGGGCAGTTTCTGACTCTGGTCGGGCTCGCCTCCCTCGTCATTGCAGGCATAGGCGTGGGCAATGGTGTGGCCTCATATTTGCGCGGCAAACAAGGCGCAATTGCGACTTTGAAAATCCTCGGCGCGGATAGCGCGATGATATTCCGGATCTATATGCTGCAGATATTTGCGGTCGCGATGATCGCCATCGTCACGGGCTTGATAGTCGGAGCATTTGTGCCGCTATTCATCATTCAGATTGCGGGCGATGTGTTGCCGATCAAGCCCGAATTTGCGCTCTATCCACTCCCATTGCTGGTTAGCGCAGCCTACGGATTTTTGATCGCGACCATCTTCGCCCTGCCTCCTCTCTCAAAAGCGAAACTGATACCGGCTGCGGGATTATTCCGCGGCGATGCCCGCGGCTGGCGACGCATTGACCGCTCAACTTTAATTGCCGTGGCCGTGGCCAGTCTCTCCATTGTTGGGCTGGCGCTTGGCAGCACCAGAGAACCGACCTTCTCCTTCTTCTTCATCCTCTCCGCGCTGGGCATATTGTTGTTGCTCAGCCTGCTCGGCATTTTGATCCGCTGGCTTGCGAGCAAAGCACCGCGCCCGAAGCAACCTTTGCTTCGTCTGGCCCTTACCAACCTCCACAGGCCGGGAGCGCAGACTGGTCAGCTTGTGGTGGCGCTTGGTCTGGGCCTGACGTTATTTGCGACACTAGCGGCGATCCAGACAAGCCTGACCAACGAAATCCGCCTGAGCATTCCGCAGGAAGCCCCCAATTTCTTCGTCCTCGACATTCCCGTCGAACGCTCGGATGAATTTCGCGCCAGTGTCACCGCCAAAGCCCCTGAAGCCGAGGTTAATATCGTCCCGACCCTGCGCGGCATCATCACCGAATATGGCGGGCAAGTGGTGTCCGAGCTTGACGAAATCCCTGAAGGCGCATGGGTGCTGCGCGGAGATCGCGGACTAACCTACAGCGCGGACATTCCGGAAGGCAGCGAGATAGTTTCGGGCGAATGGTGGGCGCCTGACTATGATGGCCCGCCGCTGGTATCGGTTGATGCCGAACAAGCCGGCGCGCTCGGCCTGAAAGTGGGCGACAGCCTGACCGTCAGCTTGCTGGGTGTCGAGATTAAAACCACTGTGGCATCACTGCGCAAAGTCAATTGGCGAAATTTCGGGTTTAACTATGTGCTGGTCTTCCCGCCCAATGTACTCGCGAACACCCCTCATAACGTCGCTGCGACAATCCAGTTGAACGGCCCCGAAGAAGAGGGATTGCTGAATAACCTACCCTCGGATTTCCCATCCATTTCGATGGTGAAGGTCAAGGAAATTGCCTCGCAAATCGGCACGATCCTCAATCAGATGGCAACAGCCATTGCCTCCGCCGCCTCCATCGCTATTTTCTCCGGAATCGCGGTGCTGATCGGGGCAGTTGCAGCGTCCCGCCAGTCACGTATTTACGACAGCGTGATCCTCAAACTGCTTGGCGCGACCCGGCGACAAATATTGTCAGCACAGGCGATTGAATATTCCGCCTTGGCGCTAATCCTGTCTGTCGTCGCATTGGGACTGGGTCTGCTTGCCGGTTGGTTTGTTATCACGCAGATTTTCGAGTTTACATGGCAGCCGGATTGGGGCGTGGTCTTGGTGACGCTCGCGATCGGCGCGATTGTGACTTTGGGTATCGGATTACTGGGTTCTATCCCGATATTATCGGCCAAACCTGCGCGGGCTTTGAGAGAACTCTAA
- a CDS encoding bile acid:sodium symporter family protein — MEMFRLVLSDKFIWLLGGAVLLATLLPVSGAAVGIANMAVAVAVFWIFLLHGIRLERHEVVAGFRNWKLQGTIFGFVFGAMLAIGYGLSVLLDNHVMPMIAIGFLYLGCLPSTVQSAASYTAIARGNVGASVVAAATVNLSSIVLSPVLFALFASSVGIIITAGSFIKIITMLFIPFVIGQVIQRWARPWVLRNKDLTGWADRLAISLAVYVAFSGAVVAGVWHSVPSDQFMLVGVAIVAMLVLAFGGAWLLGGMLGFPRDDRKTLLFGGAQKSVAVGAPLAAILFPAETAGFLMIPLLFYHLSSLTLSAPLAIILARD, encoded by the coding sequence ATGGAAATGTTTCGGTTAGTCCTGTCTGATAAATTTATCTGGTTGCTTGGCGGGGCGGTGCTGCTGGCGACACTATTGCCGGTCAGTGGTGCTGCTGTTGGGATTGCTAATATGGCCGTTGCCGTCGCGGTCTTCTGGATATTCCTGCTGCACGGCATCCGGCTCGAACGGCACGAGGTAGTGGCGGGATTCCGAAACTGGAAATTACAGGGTACGATCTTTGGTTTTGTCTTCGGAGCGATGCTGGCGATTGGCTACGGCTTGTCCGTGCTGCTTGATAATCATGTGATGCCAATGATCGCCATCGGTTTTCTTTATCTGGGCTGCCTGCCCTCGACGGTGCAATCGGCCGCGAGCTACACGGCCATTGCGCGCGGCAATGTCGGCGCATCAGTGGTTGCGGCAGCAACGGTGAATCTGTCTTCAATCGTTCTGTCACCAGTGTTGTTTGCTTTATTTGCCAGTTCGGTAGGGATTATTATTACGGCAGGTTCGTTTATTAAAATCATCACCATGCTGTTTATCCCGTTTGTGATCGGGCAAGTCATCCAGCGTTGGGCGCGGCCCTGGGTTCTGCGCAACAAGGACCTGACGGGTTGGGCGGATCGGCTGGCGATTAGTCTTGCGGTCTATGTTGCCTTCTCTGGCGCGGTGGTGGCGGGTGTTTGGCATAGTGTGCCCAGCGATCAATTCATGCTGGTTGGCGTTGCTATCGTGGCCATGTTGGTGTTGGCTTTTGGCGGTGCTTGGTTGCTCGGCGGGATGCTCGGCTTTCCGCGAGATGACCGCAAGACGCTGTTATTCGGTGGCGCTCAGAAAAGTGTCGCAGTCGGTGCGCCGTTGGCCGCAATTCTGTTCCCTGCCGAGACAGCCGGGTTTTTGATGATACCCCTGCTGTTCTATCATCTCTCCAGCTTGACACTATCTGCGCCTCTGGCGATTATTTTGGCGAGGGATTGA
- the typA gene encoding translational GTPase TypA produces the protein MSQRNIAIIAHVDHGKTTLVDQLFRQSGTFRDNERVEERAMDSNDLEKERGITILAKCTSVEWKGTRINIVDTPGHADFGGEVERILSMVDGVILLVDSAEGAMPQTKFVTGKALALGLKPIVVVNKIDRPDGRAEEVLDEVFDLFVNLDANDEQLDFPSMFASGRNGYAGPTPDVREGDLSPLFDKIIEHVPEPDVDPDAEFKFLVTLLDRDNFVGRILTGKVESGKIDINMPIHAIDMDGEIVEAGRATKIMAFNGLERVPVESAKAGDIISLAGLTKATVSNTICDISVREPIAAQPIDPPTLSMRFAVNDSPVAGREGDKVTSRVIRDRLKREAESNVAIKVTESEDRDSFEVAGRGELQLGVLIETMRREGFELGISRPRVLYREEDGKRQEPYETVVIDVDDEYSSTVVSKMQRRKAELTEQRPSGAGKTRLTFSAPSRGLIGYHGEFLSDTRGTGLMNRLFEKYDDYKGVIEGRPVGVLVSNGTGATAAYALNMLEERGVLFIGAQTPVYEGMIIGENAKPGDLDVNPMKSKALTNFRVSGKEDAIRLTTPKVMTLEQAIAYIDNDELVEVTPKNIRLRKRYLDPNDRKKASRRAEAA, from the coding sequence ATGTCCCAACGCAATATCGCGATCATTGCCCACGTTGACCACGGCAAAACCACGCTGGTTGACCAGCTTTTCCGCCAATCCGGTACTTTCCGCGATAATGAACGCGTTGAAGAGCGCGCTATGGATTCGAATGATCTGGAAAAAGAACGGGGCATTACGATTCTGGCGAAATGCACCAGTGTCGAGTGGAAAGGCACGCGCATCAATATTGTCGATACGCCGGGCCACGCCGACTTTGGCGGCGAGGTTGAGCGTATCCTTTCGATGGTCGACGGGGTTATCCTGCTCGTCGACAGCGCCGAAGGGGCGATGCCGCAGACGAAATTTGTTACCGGTAAGGCGCTCGCTTTAGGCCTCAAGCCAATTGTCGTTGTGAACAAAATCGATCGCCCCGATGGTCGCGCCGAAGAAGTGCTCGACGAGGTGTTCGACCTTTTTGTCAATCTTGATGCCAATGATGAGCAGTTAGATTTCCCCTCGATGTTTGCCAGTGGCCGCAATGGCTATGCCGGACCAACACCCGACGTCCGCGAAGGCGATTTATCTCCCCTGTTCGACAAAATTATCGAGCATGTGCCTGAGCCAGATGTGGATCCCGACGCGGAGTTCAAGTTTCTCGTCACGCTGCTCGATCGTGACAATTTCGTTGGCCGTATTTTGACCGGCAAGGTCGAGAGCGGCAAGATCGATATCAACATGCCGATTCACGCCATTGATATGGACGGTGAAATTGTCGAAGCAGGCCGCGCAACCAAGATCATGGCGTTTAATGGCCTTGAACGGGTGCCGGTGGAAAGCGCCAAGGCGGGCGACATTATTTCACTGGCCGGGCTCACCAAGGCCACTGTTTCTAATACGATTTGCGATATCTCGGTACGCGAGCCGATCGCAGCGCAACCGATTGATCCGCCAACATTGTCGATGCGCTTTGCCGTGAACGACAGTCCGGTGGCGGGCCGTGAAGGTGACAAGGTCACCAGCCGTGTCATCCGTGATCGCCTGAAGCGAGAAGCGGAATCGAATGTCGCGATCAAAGTTACTGAAAGCGAAGACCGGGACAGCTTTGAAGTTGCTGGTCGCGGCGAATTGCAGCTTGGCGTGCTCATTGAAACGATGCGCCGTGAAGGCTTTGAACTTGGCATTTCACGTCCCCGCGTTCTCTACCGCGAAGAAGATGGCAAGCGTCAGGAGCCTTATGAAACCGTAGTAATCGATGTGGATGATGAATATTCCAGCACAGTTGTCTCCAAAATGCAGCGCCGCAAGGCAGAGCTGACCGAGCAGCGCCCATCCGGCGCAGGCAAGACGCGCCTCACCTTCAGTGCACCATCGCGCGGTCTGATTGGCTATCACGGCGAATTCCTGTCCGACACACGCGGTACCGGCTTGATGAACCGTCTGTTCGAGAAATATGACGACTATAAAGGGGTTATCGAAGGCCGCCCGGTTGGTGTGCTTGTTTCCAACGGAACGGGCGCGACCGCCGCTTATGCGCTCAACATGCTGGAAGAACGCGGCGTATTGTTTATTGGCGCGCAGACACCGGTTTATGAAGGCATGATCATTGGCGAAAATGCCAAGCCCGGCGATCTGGATGTCAATCCGATGAAGTCAAAAGCGCTGACCAACTTCCGCGTGTCTGGCAAGGAAGACGCGATCCGTCTGACCACACCCAAGGTTATGACACTGGAACAGGCGATCGCCTATATCGACAATGATGAACTGGTCGAAGTCACGCCAAAGAACATTCGTCTGCGCAAGCGCTATCTTGATCCCAATGACCGGAAGAAAGCATCGCGGCGGGCGGAGGCGGCCTAA
- a CDS encoding MBL fold metallo-hydrolase has product MRLSGPLLALSILLSGCASETAEPDPASCKNNTLAVQILGSGGPIADDHRAGASNLVWIDGKARVLIDAGPGSFVRFGEAGAKFEDLAVILLTHFHGDHVGGLPGLLNAGSFSKRDKPVMIAGPEGSDAFPSASELLEAFVGKNGALRYLSPYLDGSADLPKITSLNIGVDGENRKAVMRNDGLEIDAIPVKHLEVPALAFVIKNRGKRIVFSGDQSFLSEGFEQATRNSKPDIMVMHNAISMADGQPRGLHRDGRSIGEATQMAGAQKLVLSHHMRRALDDKEAVVAAIRENYAGPIEFADDLSCFPVLE; this is encoded by the coding sequence ATGCGTCTATCTGGCCCCTTACTCGCGCTTTCAATCCTGCTTTCCGGGTGTGCGAGCGAAACGGCTGAACCTGATCCCGCGTCATGCAAGAACAACACGCTGGCCGTTCAAATCCTCGGCTCGGGCGGCCCTATCGCCGATGACCACCGTGCGGGCGCGAGTAATCTTGTCTGGATTGATGGCAAAGCACGCGTACTGATTGACGCGGGGCCGGGGAGCTTTGTCCGCTTCGGCGAAGCAGGGGCGAAGTTTGAAGACCTCGCCGTTATCCTGTTAACCCACTTTCATGGCGATCATGTCGGCGGCCTGCCCGGGTTGTTGAACGCCGGCAGTTTTTCAAAACGCGACAAGCCTGTGATGATCGCTGGTCCCGAGGGATCAGATGCGTTTCCTTCCGCATCCGAACTCTTGGAAGCCTTTGTCGGCAAAAATGGCGCGTTGCGTTATCTATCGCCCTATCTGGACGGAAGTGCCGACTTACCAAAAATCACGTCGCTCAATATTGGCGTTGATGGTGAAAATAGGAAGGCAGTGATGCGCAACGACGGACTTGAGATAGATGCTATTCCGGTAAAGCACCTTGAAGTGCCAGCTCTCGCCTTTGTTATAAAAAATCGCGGAAAGCGGATTGTGTTTTCCGGTGACCAGAGTTTCTTGAGTGAAGGGTTTGAACAAGCCACTCGCAATAGCAAACCCGACATCATGGTCATGCACAACGCAATTTCCATGGCGGACGGCCAGCCTCGCGGACTACATCGGGACGGCCGGTCCATCGGAGAAGCCACGCAAATGGCCGGTGCGCAAAAACTGGTTTTATCTCATCACATGCGGCGGGCTCTGGACGATAAAGAGGCTGTCGTTGCGGCGATCCGCGAAAATTACGCGGGACCGATAGAATTTGCCGATGATCTGTCCTGCTTCCCGGTGCTAGAATAA
- a CDS encoding DUF805 domain-containing protein produces the protein MEWMLMPLRRYAEFSGRSQRKEYWMFVLFQVIVFIALGLLAVMFGGFGDPTTGEEISAGAMVFIVILGLFALAMFIPNLAVQVRRLHDTDKSGWWILIGLIPIVNYIGSIVLLVFFCLEGTKGDNKFGTDPKMNENVGEVFR, from the coding sequence ATGGAATGGATGTTGATGCCTTTGCGACGTTATGCTGAGTTTAGCGGACGATCCCAGCGCAAAGAATATTGGATGTTTGTGTTGTTTCAGGTCATCGTGTTTATCGCGCTCGGCCTTCTGGCAGTAATGTTTGGAGGTTTCGGTGATCCCACTACGGGCGAAGAGATTTCGGCCGGAGCGATGGTCTTTATCGTGATATTGGGGTTATTTGCGCTCGCGATGTTCATCCCAAATCTCGCGGTCCAGGTCCGCAGACTTCATGATACAGATAAAAGTGGCTGGTGGATTTTGATCGGCCTCATCCCGATTGTCAATTATATTGGCAGCATTGTATTGCTCGTCTTCTTTTGCCTGGAAGGAACCAAGGGTGATAACAAATTCGGAACCGACCCTAAAATGAATGAGAATGTCGGCGAAGTGTTTCGATAG
- a CDS encoding DUF3297 family protein — protein MTEDQQPDQTNSAASGPDIPPDHLSVHPHSPHYGGEMLSRGIGINFKGQRKHSIEEYCISEGWVKVQAGKTMDRKGNPLLIKLNGEVEAWFEDLGDDAPKNSKNA, from the coding sequence ATGACCGAAGACCAGCAACCCGACCAGACAAACAGCGCCGCTTCCGGCCCGGATATTCCGCCCGATCATCTTTCTGTCCATCCGCACAGCCCGCATTATGGCGGCGAGATGCTATCTCGGGGCATCGGCATTAATTTCAAAGGCCAGCGCAAGCATAGCATAGAGGAATATTGCATTTCCGAGGGCTGGGTGAAAGTTCAGGCTGGCAAGACAATGGACCGCAAAGGCAACCCGCTGCTGATCAAGCTCAACGGCGAAGTGGAGGCGTGGTTTGAGGATCTGGGTGATGATGCGCCCAAGAACAGCAAAAACGCCTAG
- a CDS encoding SDR family NAD(P)-dependent oxidoreductase — MNFKDKVVWITGASSGIGEALAKAFAEQGAHIILSGRRIKALEAVAAGIATDTMLLPFETTDYDVLPAKIDKARQWKGRIDILVNNAGISQRSLAIDTHPDVHHKIINVDLLAPIWLTQLLLPHMVEAGGGHIVGISSVAGRIGAPLRTAYSAAKHGLIGYMDALRAETELLHNIHVTNILPGSIKTDVSRNALTKEGERRGKSDAVIENGLAPEECARQILEAVANNVPELIIAEGPELMMAQLRQSDPEQLFAMLAQFGAQTAEKYEAGDDD; from the coding sequence ATGAATTTCAAGGACAAGGTTGTTTGGATTACCGGTGCCTCTTCGGGCATCGGTGAAGCGCTGGCTAAGGCTTTTGCCGAACAAGGCGCGCATATCATCCTGTCCGGTCGCCGGATTAAAGCGTTGGAGGCTGTCGCGGCAGGCATAGCCACAGATACGATGCTTCTGCCCTTTGAGACAACCGACTATGATGTTCTACCCGCCAAGATTGACAAAGCCCGCCAATGGAAAGGGCGCATTGATATATTGGTCAATAACGCCGGGATCAGCCAGCGCAGTCTGGCGATAGATACCCATCCCGATGTCCATCACAAGATTATCAATGTTGATCTACTCGCGCCGATTTGGCTGACGCAGCTTTTATTGCCCCATATGGTTGAGGCAGGCGGCGGGCATATTGTCGGGATCAGCTCGGTTGCTGGTCGCATTGGCGCACCACTGCGCACCGCTTATAGCGCAGCGAAGCACGGCCTTATTGGATATATGGATGCCCTGCGCGCAGAGACCGAATTGCTGCATAATATTCACGTTACCAATATTTTACCCGGATCAATCAAGACCGATGTGTCGCGGAATGCCCTGACCAAGGAAGGCGAGCGCCGGGGCAAATCAGATGCGGTGATTGAAAACGGATTGGCGCCAGAGGAATGCGCGCGCCAGATATTGGAGGCCGTTGCCAACAACGTGCCCGAGTTGATTATCGCCGAAGGTCCCGAATTGATGATGGCGCAGCTGCGGCAAAGCGATCCGGAGCAATTATTTGCCATGCTCGCACAATTCGGAGCGCAGACTGCAGAAAAATATGAAGCCGGAGATGATGACTAG
- a CDS encoding enoyl-CoA hydratase, translating into MALVLLQKAEGVATITMNRPEAMNALSFALRDEFCGACDDVAADHSIHALIVTGAGERAFTAGLDLKELGESGLGPANDQSPKSNPIFALESLDIPVIGAINGVAITGGFELALACDIRIASTNARFADTHARVGITPGWGLSQKLSRFIGLSRACELSFTGQFLDAKSAFDWGLVNRVYAPDELMPAALALAKDMTTIDREFLKIYKSMIMTGYGMNFSDALAYEHKISAPYNARVSMDEVEQRRLAIIERGRKLKG; encoded by the coding sequence GTGGCGCTGGTACTGCTTCAAAAAGCCGAGGGCGTCGCGACAATCACAATGAACCGCCCAGAGGCCATGAACGCACTGTCCTTTGCCCTGCGGGATGAATTTTGTGGGGCTTGCGACGATGTTGCAGCAGACCATAGCATCCACGCGCTGATAGTGACCGGCGCTGGCGAGCGCGCCTTTACTGCGGGTCTGGACCTGAAGGAACTCGGCGAATCCGGACTTGGCCCTGCCAATGACCAGAGCCCGAAAAGCAATCCGATATTTGCGCTGGAGTCTTTGGATATTCCGGTCATCGGCGCGATTAATGGCGTCGCCATTACCGGTGGTTTTGAACTGGCCTTGGCCTGCGACATTCGCATTGCCTCGACCAATGCGCGGTTTGCCGATACTCACGCGCGGGTCGGGATAACGCCGGGATGGGGCCTTTCGCAAAAACTGTCGCGTTTTATCGGCCTGTCCCGTGCCTGCGAATTGAGCTTTACCGGACAGTTTCTGGATGCAAAATCCGCCTTTGACTGGGGATTGGTCAATCGGGTATATGCGCCCGATGAACTGATGCCCGCTGCGCTTGCGCTCGCTAAAGACATGACTACCATCGACCGCGAGTTTTTGAAGATCTACAAGTCGATGATCATGACCGGATATGGTATGAATTTTTCCGATGCTCTGGCCTATGAGCACAAAATATCCGCGCCTTATAACGCAAGGGTATCCATGGATGAAGTCGAGCAGCGACGGCTCGCAATTATCGAGCGTGGACGCAAGCTGAAAGGATAA
- a CDS encoding VOC family protein has protein sequence MKINALDHVNIITDDLEGTSRFFVDIFDLDLRDGPAHLSPEHVKWLYDDNDRAIFHINAKEMQQAYQRETQSGPTTGAIHHVALDCSDHKAFIRRLEEHDIDYRMNDIASIKLKQIFFAETNGVLLELNFRGE, from the coding sequence ATGAAAATCAATGCGCTCGATCATGTCAATATCATCACCGATGATCTGGAAGGCACATCGCGCTTTTTTGTGGACATTTTTGACCTCGACCTGCGCGATGGACCTGCACATTTATCCCCCGAACACGTAAAATGGCTCTATGACGACAATGACCGCGCGATTTTCCATATTAATGCAAAAGAGATGCAGCAGGCCTATCAACGCGAAACGCAGTCCGGGCCGACCACCGGTGCAATCCATCATGTTGCGCTCGACTGCAGCGATCATAAGGCTTTTATCCGGCGCCTTGAAGAACATGACATAGATTATCGCATGAACGACATTGCCTCGATCAAACTCAAGCAGATATTTTTCGCGGAAACCAACGGCGTATTGCTGGAGCTAAACTTTCGCGGCGAGTAG
- a CDS encoding alpha/beta hydrolase yields MISLRARLLFFVVRISGLKNRLLRPGLAEKFLARDHARGHAKPVRWLRKHCDIEQAEINGQPLYRLNPKDGGTSLHLFYLHGGGYAFNIVSLHWRFIKKLVRKTGVSVTVPIYPLSPENKWDTSYAMVMEAFDQAAARHRAENIVVMGDSAGGGFSLGLAQMLRNKGKSLPRQLVLLSPYLDQTAADPKQLDLEKTDVLVSVEGIHRMGSWWAREGEDPASFPVSPLFERVDGLPPMLVFAGSDEVLLSDSMRLKQQGDVVDAQIDLQVYDKMQHVWMLLPIREARRAIDQIVKFLLAAKV; encoded by the coding sequence ATGATAAGTTTACGCGCGCGATTGCTGTTTTTCGTCGTCCGGATATCGGGGTTGAAAAACCGTTTGCTGCGGCCCGGTTTGGCAGAGAAATTTCTCGCACGCGATCATGCCAGAGGGCACGCAAAACCGGTGCGCTGGCTGCGTAAACATTGTGATATCGAGCAGGCCGAAATCAACGGTCAGCCATTATACCGGTTAAACCCGAAGGACGGCGGCACAAGTCTCCATCTATTTTATCTCCACGGCGGTGGATATGCTTTCAACATCGTGTCGCTGCACTGGCGGTTCATCAAGAAACTGGTCCGCAAAACTGGCGTCAGTGTCACAGTTCCCATCTACCCGTTATCACCGGAGAATAAATGGGACACCAGCTATGCAATGGTGATGGAAGCCTTTGATCAGGCGGCTGCGCGCCATCGTGCCGAAAATATCGTGGTCATGGGCGATAGCGCAGGTGGCGGATTTTCTCTGGGTCTTGCACAAATGCTGCGCAATAAGGGCAAGTCCTTGCCGCGTCAGCTGGTCTTGCTCAGTCCCTATCTGGACCAGACGGCTGCTGATCCGAAACAGCTGGACCTAGAAAAGACCGATGTCCTGGTATCGGTAGAAGGCATCCACCGCATGGGATCATGGTGGGCGCGCGAGGGCGAAGACCCGGCATCTTTCCCGGTCAGTCCGTTGTTCGAACGGGTGGACGGGCTTCCGCCAATGCTGGTTTTTGCCGGAAGCGACGAGGTGCTGCTTTCCGATTCAATGCGTCTGAAACAGCAAGGTGATGTGGTAGACGCGCAGATAGATCTTCAGGTTTATGACAAGATGCAGCACGTTTGGATGTTGCTGCCGATCCGGGAAGCGAGGCGGGCGATTGATCAGATCGTGAAATTCCTACTCGCCGCGAAAGTTTAG